gtttagtttttcttgaaagtttgattCCAGTGTAAGCAAAGTTTGTATGATCACGTGAAAATCGTAGCGATGGTAGAATATACCAATTCCAATGACTGCAAGCtcagatattaaataaattgtttttagctAATATcggttattttaagtttaaactattattaagtacattaatttttatttaattatctgaATTTTAATTGACTCAAATATATTGTACTATTGTCACTACTTATGTGAAATATTACTGCTTCCAGAATACAGTGTTTCAAGTCCTCACTTGGAGTGTGTAATTACTACTCATTTATAGATGTTTGATTCCTTTGAAATTTTATAGCTGCACttcattttttttctcttttcaattcttaatatatttatatatacataatttgttgaaagtacattgttttaaaatgttataataattttgttttattataatgcagcattagaatttatttaatatagtagagtgttaattatctttttatgacataaatcatgatttgtataattttgtgtatttacgAGTTACGTCGTATATATTTATCATCAACAttactattaaaacataaaaattcagtaaatcagataaaactattaaataagcCTTATAAATGTActgtgtataataattattattacagtatgatttgttattcataataataaatgtttcagcAATGTAActcatttttacaatatcagttaatgaaattattttaaaaattttcgagTTAGAAGATAAAGGAACTTATACTGGTTCTCCTAAAAATAATGTCGGGATTTAGGACGGCcgttacttaaaaactattcaagataaGTAAACTATTTAAGTGAGTACCATGTTTACAATTCAGCATATGACCCATGTGTTCTGTGTGGTACGTAGAGTTTAAATGGATTGTTTGTGTGCACTGCCGGTTTCGAGTTACGTATCAAGTTCAACATTGATGATAAAGCAATCCGTTGCTCATTTAACGAGTTATGTGACACAGAAAATGTCTAGAAAGAACATACAACGGGCGGCCAAATACAAGTGATGACAAAATCTAGATTTCACACAAGCGGTTATGTTAATCATCGCATTTTTCGGATATGAGTTTAAGAATGTAAAATTTCGTTACCACTCTTTTGGCCGCTCAGTTGAATGTCTTTTCTATACACTGCCTGTGTCACGAAACTGGTTATAAACCAGTGACGAGTTGCTTTATCATCTGTCAAATTTAACCTTGAAACCGGCACTGCAGAAATAATTCTATTTCAATTCCGCGTTACACAAAATGCACTTTACCTTCTTCTTTACTGCACCACCATAAGCATTTTACTACATGGGTGTATGTCGCAGTAACGAATCGTCACCAAGCCAAGGTCAACGTTTCCACCCATGCTACAAGGAAAAGGAAACTTAGtaacttaaaattcaatttgatgtttaaataatttagttatctagaatatttttttttaagtaagggccatTCAAAATCCCAGAATGTTTTCCGGAGTACCtgtatttttggtattttaagtacttgattgttattacattacgcaaaaatattgttaaaatgcaataattattatatgcaaattcatattaaaatattgttcattaatGTGTTACATTATAACTACAATAGTATTGCTCTGTTATGTATAAAACTATGCATTTACATTCTGGGTATTCagaatatcaaaaatattttctcaattttcTCTTGCTCTTTCTCTTAGAAgtttaatactctttaaaataaCCTCTGTATATTACATATAGGACTATAACCAGAGATTTTAAATACTgtcctcctttataaattttgtatatttattgtgaatgggaaaaatataaaaataaatgtacttctgactatttgttaaatattataaatcaaatagaCTTTAggtaataagtatatatttatgtaccttgtaacattttatattttactatttttacaagtCTCAGAACTTAtttaatatagtatagtatagtatgtgtaattagttattatatattaagttttagagCAATAATTAGAGTCATGAAGTTTTGAAAATAGCTGAGTAAACAATGTCTAAATGCTAATTACAAACACATTCCCCTCTCAAACACAATACCATATAAATTACGTAGTTACacgttttatgttacaaatccCATATACCATAAGCATTAGTCGACAGTAGCGCCAACATAAGAAAATATAGGGCTCTTTAAATGTATAACTAACATTTTAGAGACAAACCGATTATTCACCATTGGCTGATAATAATGATGATCATCATGATGATGAAGACAACTACTGGTATACAAGCACCACATATTTGCTTTCTGTTTCAGTACAATattaagaagaaagaagaaattcAAGAACAGCCGCCAGAAGAACCTGAAAACCCTCTGATGCGGAAGAAGAAAACACCCGAAGAGTTAGCGCGAGAAGCGGAAGAAGCAGACCAAGACGAGTTCACTAGTAGGTTTCACTGACTGATTTAATCTTTAAGTATtagtattgttttgttatatttgatgtttaataacGCAGTTTACAAATTTGCCGTACAGTTATGTTAACATAAATCTTGTAAATGGAAAACGATTATTTAGTACCAACTAATTAATAgagtaatatagtaaataataaagtgAAAAGTGATATATGACAGTAATACTAATATCACTATTAAACTTTTCCATCCcctaaagttttatatattactatgtttccttttaatcttttataattttatttcagtgttactAAATTGATATATCTACAACAAACGCACTGTAAATGAAGTGTTACtatcagttttttaaaattaaaataattcatactgATTTCATGGGGtttctattaaaacaattaatttagacAATAAATTGATCTAATTTACTTCCATATACAAATATCCCTATGTTGCATACGAAATTCcgaaaatattgataaacaataAGCCCTTACCCCACTGGAATTGAAACCCGAATATTTTCCTCGTATGTTGAAAGTGTTAACTTTTATATTTCGCTATGTAATATGTCTGAGAGAAGATTTTACATCAAATATTAGTATTTGATGCCACTTTAAATGTTGTAGTAGGAATGATATCTAACTAATAAAaggaacaataattataaatgtatttaaatatacgaAATTCCTACTATACAATACTCATATGTGTATATAATCTTTTGCGTTAAGACTATTTCCATATGGCAATCACACATACAtgcatgttttgtttataaatgtattgcacTTGAATCCTGATAATTATCCTTAATCATTCACAAGTCCTGATTGTAATCTATTAAAGTTACTAATACAAGTATATGGAAATCtcttgaaaacacacacacacacacacacacacacacacacacacacacacacacacacacacacatatatatatatatatatatatatatatatatatatataaaatcatacatATGAAATCATAAAGTATATTAAGAACAGGTCTCATAACACGTTCCCGACGTCAGTGTTTTACCGGAATTTTTTATTTGccgtaaaagttttaataatgccATAAAACCGTAATCGGTTTTTTTACGTCAAACGTCAATTTATAACGAGGCTttttaattttgcacaaaaacaattatgatatcataccaatttttttttccccatgTAATCCAAGTGgaacctaaaaaataaattatctaaaaaattaagcaattgtgcaCCTGACGGGGTACACGATAGCCTAAGGCATTTCCGTAATTGCAGGGTCAAATTTAACTAAcgaccaagacaggcaaacaataaaaacgcaataattaAATTGATGTGTACCCcgacggcagttgtgaaagatcgcgtgTATCCGATGGGGTACATGTCTTCGTGAACGTGTTAATCCGTAAGTTAATTACTATTTTGATTTTTCTCACAAAAAGCCAAATCTCACATTTGATTTGAAACTAAATCTtgacaaataatttgtaaaatacgacaactttatatattgtaataggctattttaatatcaataatcaTTAAAGAACAAAACTGTTACTCTGACGGAGCTTGAATTCCGTTGTGTGATTTTTCTTATCATGACACTTTTTTACGGTTCTTTTGtcgtacaaattaattaaaatgtggaACTAAACTTTGGTTATGATACGTAATGCTATTCTGACAGTGTATTGTATATGTAATTTCGTGTTCCAGAGCTGAAAAACACAATAGAAACGCAAGTGAACGAGTTGAAGTCACAAATAGAGAGCAAGTGCAGCCTGCAGTGAGTGGACCGGACCAATGGCAATGTGGCATCGTCCTACATATCTCGTAGAGTGGACTAATGTGAAGCTAATGTCCCATATTGATGTAGTAGCGATAACATTGAGCTAACAAGAGACTAGTGGCATGCTCGAGTGCTAGACAGACCATTGTTGAACTTTTACAACAGACCGTATGTTTCTTTTTACAGTTCTCATTGCAGTTAGTTGCTTTGCCATGCGTTAGCCATCTAGATCGCGCTGGGGTTAGGTAAACGCTTTTGCAACGTTTTGTTGACCATCCCAGAATTGGCTGTTTGTTTCTAACTAAATAGAATATAGTGTTACTTACTAGTTTTTAGTCCATACATGTCATTTCGTGTTTTCTTCTGTTTAGGCCCAGGTATTTAGACTTATTTAGCAATTTTAGTAAAACCTTCCGTCTgttttaagtagtttattttttattgtatctaTATAATAAGATGGCTAAGACACTTTCTATTAATTCCTAAAAGGAAaccaaattgttatttaaatataaataagcttTATTAACTTAAGTGTGTAAGGGCTTACCTTTCAATTGCTGCAATTTCCGAACAATACATAAAATTGTGTGGCCGAATTATTaacacttttgtaaaaatatttaaaaaatagtttcgGTTAAGCGTAACACGTTATAAAATTCTATTCTAGCGAAAAATTATTCAGAATTAATGagatgttatttgtatattaacaCACCACACACCAAATCaggtaaataaactaataatgcatataATATCcgcattttaacactttttactcGTGATTCCGTTTATAGGACTAAACTAGTAAGTAACCATAACCTTGTatgactgtaaaatttaaataaaacacatttttttacctCTTCCAAAGAAAGCCTTATTTTCTACGACTCTAGAGAAACTAAGTACTTGTATAATTGTTATACTTAACATAGTTACGGTTAAATAGTGATAGTGAATTCACACAACGATCACATTAAATTCTCAACACTTTTTCTGGAAGGGTTTGAAGAAGGCATCCGGTTTTATTTAGCCTCTAACAAAACGGCATTTAGCTCAATTGTACAACTTTTCAGTGGTTGTTACGCCGAAATTTGTATAAAAGTGTATGAAAACAAAACGTTATTGTGATGACTGTTTGTAAACTAAAAGtcaaaatccaatttttgaatGAATGTTAAAGATTATGTGTGTTTATATACATGGTTAGGGAGACA
The Homalodisca vitripennis isolate AUS2020 chromosome 4, UT_GWSS_2.1, whole genome shotgun sequence DNA segment above includes these coding regions:
- the LOC124359175 gene encoding complexin isoform X4: MWAVGGDGDNEDDKEKEEEAERERQEAIREAEERRKEKHRKMEEEREKMRQEIRDKYNIKKKEEIQEQPPEEPENPLMRKKKTPEELAREAEEADQDEFTKLKNTIETQVNELKSQIESKCSLQ